The following is a genomic window from Pirellulaceae bacterium.
TAGAGCACGGGATCGCCATTTGATCGCAAGCTAATCCCTTGATACCGGGTTGATAGAAAGCCGGCGCCCCACAATCGCGCGTAGAGGGCTTGGCCACCGAAGCCACCATTAACTGTCGAATGCAAGACCACAAAAGCGGGCAAATTCTCATTCATGCTGCCGAGGCCGTAGGAAAGCCACGCTCCAGTCGACGGGCGGCCCGGCAGTTGGCTACCGGTTTGAATGTAAGTAATGGCCGGGTCGTGATTGATCGCTTCGGTATTGACGGTCTTAATCACCGCCAGCTCATCGATCATCCCAGCTGTATGCGGCAACAACTCACTAATCCACGTTCCCTGCTCACCGTATTGTTGGAACTTGAAGCTCGAGGGCGCAATGGGAAATCGCTTTTGGCCCGAGGTCATCGTAGTGATTCGCTGTCCGTTGCGCACCGAATCTGGTAGATCTTTGTCGAACCATTCATTCATTTTCGGCTTGTAATCCCACATATCAAGTTGGGATGGCGCACCGGACATGAATAAATAGATAACTCGTTTCGCGCGAGGTGCAAAATGCGGAACATCGGCCAATCCGGCTGCAGCATTTGGCGACGATGTATTGGCAAACAGGCTCGGATTCACAAGCGAAGCGAGGGCCGCCGTACCAATCCCGGTGGCAGTTCGACCGAAAAAATGCCGTCTGGTCTCAACAAGCGCTGATTCACGCAAAGGGTTCATTGAGTCATCCTAGGCTTTGGTGACAGATTCGTTTAGGTTCATCAGCAAGTGGGTAATCATCGTCCACGCACTGATTTCCACAGCATCAAGGGATTCGTTCGGGCTCGACTCGCCGACGCTAATCAAACGCTTCGCTGCCTCCGAATCCGCGGAGAATTCCCGTTGGTATTCCGCAAGTAGACGCAGTAACGATGCTTTCTCCGTCACGTTCGGACGGCGAGATGTTACGGCGCGAAAAGCAAACACAATTCGATCTTCGTCACTAAGCCCACCTTCGGTGACGACGCGCTCGGCAAGCTTGCGTGCTGCTTCAACAAATTGCACGTCGTTCATGAGCACCAAAGCCTGAAGTGGCGTATTGGTTCGAGCTCGACGAACTTGGCAGGTTTCGCGATCCGGAGCGTCAAAGGTGGTCATAGAAGGTGGGGGCGACGTACGTTTCCAAAACGTGTACATACTGCGACGATAGAGGTTTGAGCCTGCATCTTGTTTAAAGACCGATGTGTTACTTCCACCGAATCCGACCGGCTTCCACAAGCCAGCGGGCTGATACGGTCGCACGCTTTTTCCACCAATCGTATCTACCAACAGACCGCTAATTGCCAGAGCCTGGTCACGAATGACTTCCGCATCGAGGCGGAAACGTGGACCTCGGGCAAGCAACCGGTTGTCTGGATCTTGACTGAGATTTTTTGCGGTAACATGCGACGACTGGCGATAGGTGCCCGACATTACAATTTGTTTCACAAAGCGTTTCACATTCCACTGGGATTCGATGAAATCAATTGCCAGCCAATCCAGCAACTCGGGATGAGACGGTTGTTCGCCCTGGACCCCAAAATCCTCGGAAGTCTTGACTAAACCGATCCCGAAAAACTGCTGCCAAAAACGATTTACCGTGACTCGGGCCGTCAACGGATGCTCGGAACTGACTAGCCATTGGGACAATCCAAGCCGATTGGCGGGCCAACTAGCGTCGATCGGCGCCATCCACTCAGGTAGTCGTGAGTCAACCTCATCTCGCTTGAGCGTGTATTCACCTCGTTCGAGTACATGTGCCTGCCGCGGTTCCTTCCGCTCCTCCATCACGAGGGTGGCCGGAATGGCCTTTTCCAGTTCAGACAGTTCCTGTGTCAGATTCTGCCTCTGTTGATGCGGCTCTTGAAATGGAATTCGCGTCTTTGGATTAATCTCGGATAAAAAATATTGCCGTAGTTGTTTTTGCTGATTCGCATCTCGTTCATCCGACTTGACCTCCAAAATCTTTTGAATGGCGTCAGGTAGCGATGGATATTTTGTGCGTTGCCGAAACTGTTCCCACACGATTTGCGATTCGAGTAATTCTTCGGACGGCGGGGAAACGGCTACGACACCCGCTTGGTCCCAGTGAACCGTTCCCTTGAACTGGGCAAAAGACCAACCATTTAGCTCCGCTCCATCCCCAAGCCCCACCGCGCCGGCCGGCACTTCCAAGCGAACCCATTTACCGACCTCAGGCAAATCACCTGCTCGGTAATTACTCGGCCCTTTCTTGCCTGCGTTGTGTCCCTTATCTGCCCCCCAGTAAGCTCGATGATCCCAAGAGCCATCGTTGAACTGCAACTGCACCGTCTCGGGTGGATTTTCAGCATCAAGATAGACGTAGGCGAACAATCGGTCGTATCCCCCAATCTGCAGAGGCTTTGCCGCCTTTGTGAAAAATTGCTGGCTTAGTCCATCTGCAGTCCTTACAGTCGACTTTTCACCACGCAAAACAGGGTGTTCCGCGGACGATACAAACTGCCAAGGCTTCTCTCCATCTCCTCCGGCCTCAGCTCCCTCTGGCAACTTGTCGTCAAACCAAGTGACTTCCACTTCGGTGAGCGAACGGAGAGTTGCATCGATCATCGAGTCGTTGTAATTCACCGCCTGATGCAAGCCTTCCAACTGTTGATTCACTGCGTCAAGTTGTTCCTTAAGCACAGTCTTTCGGCGCGACTGCAATAAGCTCGGCACTTTCACGCTTGGCGGCGGTAGCAACGCATTGCCGTCCATCGCTTTCTCAGTCAGGCTGAAAAAGTAGGAAAACATTTGATAGAATTCACGTTGCGTCAACGGGTCAAACTTGTGATCGTGGCATGCAGCACAACCAGCGGTTAGGCCCAGCCAAACCGTTGAAGTGGTTTCAACTCGGTCCACGGCGTAACGGACGTAATATTCATCATCGATCGATCCACCTTCGCTCGTGGTAACGTTACAACGATTGAAACCGGTTGCAACTCGCTGGGATAATGATGGGGTCGGTAACAAATCACCTGCCAGTTGTTCGATCGTAAACTGATCAAAGGGCATGTTATTATTGAATGCTTCAATCACCCAATCACGGTAGGGCCAAATTGATCGTTCATTATCTAAGTGCAATCCATGCGTGTCTGCGAATCGCGCTGCATCGAGCCAAATGCGTCCCATGTGCTCGCCATATCGGGCCGACTCAAGGAGCCGGTCGACGACCCGTTCATAGGCGTTAGGAGATTTGTCGTTAAGAAAGTTATCAACATCCTGGATTGTTGGCGGTAGACCCGTCAGATCCAGGGTGACTCGACGAATCAACGTTTCCTTATCAGCAACCTCTTCGGGGACTAATCCAGCCCTACGCAGGCTTGCGTGAATGAAGTGATCAATCGGGCCAAGCGGTTTCCACGCACTGAGTGACTCCAACGCATCGTAGTTCGCCTTGGGAATTAACGACCTGACAGGTGGCTGAAATGCCCAATGCTTGGACCATGCTGCGCCTTGGTCGACCCAATTCGATAAGGTTTTAATTTCTTTCGCGGTGAGCGATTTACCAGATTCGGGTGGAGGCATCCGCAGCTCTTCATCATCCGTCGTGATGCGTTGGATTAATGCACTCGTTTCACGATTGTTCGGTACGATCGCTCGCTCGCCAGAATCGAGTTCGGCGAAAGCTCCCAACTCCTCATCCAATCGCAAACCCGCCTCTCGATTTGCCTCATCGGGTCCATGACATTGGAAGCATTTATCCGACAACACGGGTAACACATCACGGCTGAACACGATCTTTTCGTCAGCCCTTGAGGGCGTACCGTCACCGATGATTACGGAAGTGACTCCAACGGACAGGAGAAGGGGGCCGTATGACAGGGAGGAGGCGATAAACCGCAACGCGAGTGCAACAGTTCGATCAGCAAAAGTGGTCATTGGGAAACACATCTCAATCGGGTGGGAGTCCAGCTGGATTTACAAGTGCGAGAACCACATTCTAGTTCGTTATCCTTCAGTTCGCCAACGGAGGGCGAATTTCAAAGATTCTGGCCGTTTTCGGCAGCTAACGCTTCAAAAAAATGAATGAAAACACTCATTCTACGCCGGAGAGTCGACCCCTTCACGAGAAATCGGCGGTGGGCTTCAACCTGCTGCTCAACGACGAAGCGTTTTTCAGAACAGGGCAACAGGTACGGGTCAATTCTCTGATGCACCCGGCTTTTGATCCGATTTTCGCGTACAACCGGTCCGATCCGGCCGAATGCTCCCCGACGAGTCTTCGGCAAGGACACACGGCCCGGTTCACTTGCCATGCGTATCGAGTTCGATCGGAAGTGCAACTTTGCTGGAGTTGTCGAATCAATCGCCATAGCGAGCAAGGTACTGTTTGAGCCGCAGCTTTTTGGCGGTGTTTTCTGAAGCCATGTAGCGAATCTTCCCGAATATTTTTCGCTCCGGCCCCCAAGCTCGATCGTAACGGCCCAACACCCAAAAAATACCGCTGTAGGAATTCGGATTCCGGCCGTCCAACGCGTATTTGTTGTTGAGCTCAATCATGATCTGCAAAGCCGTACGCGCATCGGGTGTCCAATGAAGGATTTTTTTCCCCCACAACATCCGCAAGTAGTTGTGCATTCGCCCTTCGCAAACGAGTTGCCGTTGGGCCGCATTCCAGAGTTCATCGTGCGTGCGTGAATGTTCAAAGTCTTCTAACTCGTAGAGATACTCACGCGGATCCCGCTCGTGATCCCTCAATGTTGTTTGTGCCCAATCCGGCAACGATTCGTAACGGTCGTAGTCTCGACGCTGCCAGCACATGTTGTAACCAACTTCTCGCCAAGTGATCAATTCGTCTAGAAAAGCTTCCGTTGCGGGCGACGCATTCCACCAACCCTCGCGACTGCCGTTCGCCTTCTCAGCAAGATCCTCAATCGACCATTCGTCGCGCTTCATCAGCTCGTGAAATATTTGGTGGGGTGAAATGTGTCCAAAGTGTAAGTATGGCGATAGACCACTGCCTCCATCACTATCCGGATGGTTTCTCTCTTCTTCATACTCATCCACAGATTGCTTCAAAAATCGCCGCAAACGTGCTTGAGCCGCTTCGCTACCACCAGCGACTGACCCGGGCGTTACGCAGTGATCGATTGGGAAGTCGGCGAGGCTGGCGGGTTCAACGGCCCGACGGGCCACGTCAGCAACAGGCCAACGTTTCCCGATCAGGGGTGGAAGTTGATTGAGTTGCGGCAATTTTTTTCCCGCGAGAGGATTTCGCTGCGGAAACTGCCTCAAATGCGGTCTGAGGTTCTTTTGAAGAAAGCGTCGGAAATAATGAGCGCGCACGAACACCTGATCAGCGGCCCGAAGTGGAAGAATTCCGTTGCTGTCGACCAGCTCAAATCGCCCGCCAATTTGATTTGCGGCGACCCGAGTCATCGCCGGAAGGAAAAAACATGGGAAATCGTCGCCCACCACAGCACAGGCTCGTTCGGCTAAATATTTCAGCAAGCCTGTCCCATCCCCAGGTTCCGATTCCAAATACGGAAAATAAGCAATTCCATGCTTCTTCAATCTCCTCTGGTTGTCCGCCATCCCCTGAATGACAAAATGATGCAGGCGGTCGCTTGCCCACGAATAACCGCTTCTGAGGGCCTCAAAGACGAGCAGTGGTTTTTCACATTCCTCTGCCAACTCGACCGCTCGCTGCAAGCAAAAATTCCACTGACTCCGCCGAATGGCCGTCATCCAGTAGAGCACAAAATCGCCCGTTGGCCGCACAGGCACATCATTAATCACACGAATTCTGCCAGGGGGGACTGGGGAGGTTTTGACCATGATTGCTTGCAGTCAGGTTGAGGAGAAAGATCTGTCTAAGCTCGAGTGTAGGCGGTAAACCTCAATTCGACGACCCGCGGATCTTTGCCTCAGTCACACCGTTCTTGCCGAAAGTAATCTAAAACAGATGCACTGTTGCTCGCCTACAGCCAATAATCAAGCCCTCGTCCAACGGAAGGCGGTCAATAGCCACTCAGTCCTCTAAACCAGGCAGTGTCCCCCGCCTACACATCTCCCCGGTTGCTCAAGAGTTGTCTCTTGCTGCTGGGCCGCTGAAAATAGCAGTCAGAGTCCGTGAATCGGTCGAGTTACAGGAGTACAAGGCTTGGATCGAACTTGGAGATCGGCAACAGTAGCTGACAGAACCAGACAATTTGTTTCTCAATCGGGCTATGCCTTGACGTTGATCCCACGGCCAATACATTGCCGATAAGGTTTTTTGAGAGTTGGTTGATTGAAGTGGGTTCAAGATGCTGCCCCTGTGGAAATCTAGGATATTCTCAGACAAACGGAGCGCCCCCTACCCCATAAACACGAGCAGATGAATTGCTGCTTAAAATTCAGTGAGATCCATGAATGGAATATGGTTTTGAGATAAACGAGTCAGTCGATGCCGCGGTGAAGCGGGTCGCTCGAGCACAGATCAGCCTCGCAATTCACGATGCAAATGACCCGGCCCTTGACCGGCACGAAGTGGTGCATCGGATCCGCAAACGTTGCAAAAAACAGCGAGCCCTCATCCGACTTGTGCGTCCGTCGTTGGCTGACACATTTGGGCGCGATAACGCCTTCTATCGGGAACTTTCCCGTAACCTATCTTCCCTGCGTGATACACAAGCCTTGTTGGAATGTTTTGATCGTACGATCGACCACTTTGCAGCGACGATTGACCGCGATGAGTTTGCCCCAATTCGGAGTTTTCTGATCGATCGTCGGGATGAATGCACTGAAAACAAAGCGAGATTGGTTCGGTTAACGGAAACGACTACTTCCCAATTAGAACACGCAATAGGGTCTGTCCAAGATTGGAAAATTGACTCGAACGACTTTAACGCAGTCGCCCCGGGGCTCGAGAAAACCTATCGCCGCGCGTGCAAGGCAATGCGACAGGTTCGGAAACAGCCGGAAACGGAAAGGCTACACGAATGGCGGAAAAGGGTGAAATACCACGGATACCACGCTGACTTGTTAGCCCGCATCGCTCCCGGTCTGTTGGGGGCTCATGGGAAACTCGCGGAGCAACTCGGAACTCTCCTGGGCGAGGACCACGATTTGGCGGTCCTGAAGGCGACGTTGTTTTCAACGCAATTTTCAACGGGCGGCCCGACGGCGGTGAACAACCAATGCTTGGCACGACTTCGAATCCTTGTCGAAACCCGCCAACTTCAATTGCAGTCAGACGCCCTTGAGTTGGGCCGCATCCTTCTGGCTGAGAAGCCCCGTCATTTGGTCCGTCGCTGGAATCAATATTGGCTGGTCGCACGAGAAACCCAAGCCAACGCAACTTGACTTTTGTCGAGGGGTGATTTTTTTCATCGGATCGATTTGCCTCCGTGTTTCGTGTTCGCCGAACTTGTCGGCCCAGAACAGCTTCCACGCGCATTGCCGCTACAGAAATCGCTCTGGCGAATCGGAACGACGGTACTGATTGGATATTGTCGTTTCCAGGCACACAGGCTGAATGCATTCGAAAAACGATCGTCGCGAGCTAACGGTTGATGGTTGCGTTCGCGTTTAATTCGCTGACTTGTTCGTTCAACGTCAGCATGTCATACAGAAAGCCAACCGCAAAAAGCCCGCCAGTCAACAGATAGATCACACCGGTCACCCACTTGCCGAGATAGAAGCGATGAATGCCGAAAAGTCCCAAGAAGGTCAGCAACACCCAGGCGATGCTGTAATCAAAGGGGCCCGATCGAAACCGAAAATCTGCTTGCCGGTCCATCGACGGAATCAGAAAGAAATCGACAAGCCAGCCGATTAATAACAGTCCGCCTGTAAAGAACCAAAGCGTACCGCTGATTGGCTTCCCGTAGTAGAAACGATGTGAACCAGTAAAGCCAAAAATCCAAAGCGCGTAGCCAACCGTTTTGTAATGGGTATCTTGATCTCGATTAGCACCGGTTTGCATCATCATTAAATCCGCCGTTGGGGTGGAAATGGCCCCCGATACCCGCCTCGAAGTGCTGAGCAGCGGGGCATTCGAGTGTCCATTATTTGTCGGATTTGGATTCCGATGCAAGATAAGTTCTCACCGCCTCCTGCGCTTCCTTCGACAACTGTTCGGGTACGGTGACTACAACCCGAGCTAACTGGTCGCCCTTTTGCTCTTTTTTCCAAATCCCTTGGCCACGAACTCGCAGCACTCGATCGGACGAGGTTCCGGCAGGAATTGTGAGTGAGCCGGTGCCGCGAAGCGTGGGCAAATCAACCTTTCCACCCAACAAGGCGATCCCTACTGGAACAGAGACATCAGATCGAACATTGAGCCCCTCTCGGGTGAACGTCGGATCAGGCTCCACTTCAATTTCAACAAGGAGATCCCCAGCGGGACCCCCATTCAACCCTGCCTCCCCCTGCCCTGCGAGTCGAAGCACTTGCCCCGAATTAACACCTACGGGGATTTTCACGCCGATGACCGAGTGTTCGGCAACCCGTCCCGTTCCGTTGCACTGCGGGCAACCGTTAACAGGCAAGTGGCCGGAGCCATGGCATGTGGAACATTCCGAACTGACCGAAAAAAAACCGCCTTCGCGCTGCCCTTGTCGTGACGAATGCCCCGTGCCACGGCAACTGGGGCAAGTCTTCAAGGATTCGCCTTCACGCAGTCCGGACCCCGAACAAGCCGCACAACTTTTTTCGATCGGAACGGTAATGTCGCGATTCGAACCGAGAGCTGCATCTCGAAAGGGCGTCGTCAACGCGAATCGCAAATCGCGTCCACGCCGCGGCGTCGCTCGTGGTTGGTAGTAACGGTCACCAAAACGGTCCCCGAAAATGTCGCCGAATCGCGAATAGATATCTTCTTCATTGTCGAAGCCCTCGTGACCATGTGTCTCGACATCTTTCATGCCGCCTTGGTCAAAGGCTGCTCGTTTACCCTCATCCGAGAGGATTTCGTAGGCCTCGGAGATTTTCCGA
Proteins encoded in this region:
- a CDS encoding PSD1 and planctomycete cytochrome C domain-containing protein yields the protein MTTFADRTVALALRFIASSLSYGPLLLSVGVTSVIIGDGTPSRADEKIVFSRDVLPVLSDKCFQCHGPDEANREAGLRLDEELGAFAELDSGERAIVPNNRETSALIQRITTDDEELRMPPPESGKSLTAKEIKTLSNWVDQGAAWSKHWAFQPPVRSLIPKANYDALESLSAWKPLGPIDHFIHASLRRAGLVPEEVADKETLIRRVTLDLTGLPPTIQDVDNFLNDKSPNAYERVVDRLLESARYGEHMGRIWLDAARFADTHGLHLDNERSIWPYRDWVIEAFNNNMPFDQFTIEQLAGDLLPTPSLSQRVATGFNRCNVTTSEGGSIDDEYYVRYAVDRVETTSTVWLGLTAGCAACHDHKFDPLTQREFYQMFSYFFSLTEKAMDGNALLPPPSVKVPSLLQSRRKTVLKEQLDAVNQQLEGLHQAVNYNDSMIDATLRSLTEVEVTWFDDKLPEGAEAGGDGEKPWQFVSSAEHPVLRGEKSTVRTADGLSQQFFTKAAKPLQIGGYDRLFAYVYLDAENPPETVQLQFNDGSWDHRAYWGADKGHNAGKKGPSNYRAGDLPEVGKWVRLEVPAGAVGLGDGAELNGWSFAQFKGTVHWDQAGVVAVSPPSEELLESQIVWEQFRQRTKYPSLPDAIQKILEVKSDERDANQQKQLRQYFLSEINPKTRIPFQEPHQQRQNLTQELSELEKAIPATLVMEERKEPRQAHVLERGEYTLKRDEVDSRLPEWMAPIDASWPANRLGLSQWLVSSEHPLTARVTVNRFWQQFFGIGLVKTSEDFGVQGEQPSHPELLDWLAIDFIESQWNVKRFVKQIVMSGTYRQSSHVTAKNLSQDPDNRLLARGPRFRLDAEVIRDQALAISGLLVDTIGGKSVRPYQPAGLWKPVGFGGSNTSVFKQDAGSNLYRRSMYTFWKRTSPPPSMTTFDAPDRETCQVRRARTNTPLQALVLMNDVQFVEAARKLAERVVTEGGLSDEDRIVFAFRAVTSRRPNVTEKASLLRLLAEYQREFSADSEAAKRLISVGESSPNESLDAVEISAWTMITHLLMNLNESVTKA
- a CDS encoding deoxyribodipyrimidine photolyase, producing MVKTSPVPPGRIRVINDVPVRPTGDFVLYWMTAIRRSQWNFCLQRAVELAEECEKPLLVFEALRSGYSWASDRLHHFVIQGMADNQRRLKKHGIAYFPYLESEPGDGTGLLKYLAERACAVVGDDFPCFFLPAMTRVAANQIGGRFELVDSNGILPLRAADQVFVRAHYFRRFLQKNLRPHLRQFPQRNPLAGKKLPQLNQLPPLIGKRWPVADVARRAVEPASLADFPIDHCVTPGSVAGGSEAAQARLRRFLKQSVDEYEEERNHPDSDGGSGLSPYLHFGHISPHQIFHELMKRDEWSIEDLAEKANGSREGWWNASPATEAFLDELITWREVGYNMCWQRRDYDRYESLPDWAQTTLRDHERDPREYLYELEDFEHSRTHDELWNAAQRQLVCEGRMHNYLRMLWGKKILHWTPDARTALQIMIELNNKYALDGRNPNSYSGIFWVLGRYDRAWGPERKIFGKIRYMASENTAKKLRLKQYLARYGD
- a CDS encoding CHAD domain-containing protein, translated to MEYGFEINESVDAAVKRVARAQISLAIHDANDPALDRHEVVHRIRKRCKKQRALIRLVRPSLADTFGRDNAFYRELSRNLSSLRDTQALLECFDRTIDHFAATIDRDEFAPIRSFLIDRRDECTENKARLVRLTETTTSQLEHAIGSVQDWKIDSNDFNAVAPGLEKTYRRACKAMRQVRKQPETERLHEWRKRVKYHGYHADLLARIAPGLLGAHGKLAEQLGTLLGEDHDLAVLKATLFSTQFSTGGPTAVNNQCLARLRILVETRQLQLQSDALELGRILLAEKPRHLVRRWNQYWLVARETQANAT
- a CDS encoding TM2 domain-containing protein, yielding MMMQTGANRDQDTHYKTVGYALWIFGFTGSHRFYYGKPISGTLWFFTGGLLLIGWLVDFFLIPSMDRQADFRFRSGPFDYSIAWVLLTFLGLFGIHRFYLGKWVTGVIYLLTGGLFAVGFLYDMLTLNEQVSELNANATINR
- the dnaJ gene encoding molecular chaperone DnaJ, encoding MLNDNPYELLGVEKDASVDEIKRAYRRLALKYHPDKNAGDEKAAKQFRKISEAYEILSDEGKRAAFDQGGMKDVETHGHEGFDNEEDIYSRFGDIFGDRFGDRYYQPRATPRRGRDLRFALTTPFRDAALGSNRDITVPIEKSCAACSGSGLREGESLKTCPSCRGTGHSSRQGQREGGFFSVSSECSTCHGSGHLPVNGCPQCNGTGRVAEHSVIGVKIPVGVNSGQVLRLAGQGEAGLNGGPAGDLLVEIEVEPDPTFTREGLNVRSDVSVPVGIALLGGKVDLPTLRGTGSLTIPAGTSSDRVLRVRGQGIWKKEQKGDQLARVVVTVPEQLSKEAQEAVRTYLASESKSDK